One window from the genome of Bdellovibrionales bacterium encodes:
- a CDS encoding M48 family metallopeptidase, producing MANKAKETESFSFSNWTVEVHRRAFRRSVSIYLYPQKPIKVVAGKLTTQKVIYEFLLSKKDWIEKHFTKFNELSEKFPERKIRSYEKFPFHGRNLPLKMALTVLKKSFVAIQDEELRLHIPHNKWSADVLTDEHPELLAVIRDFYKREAIKTITERTKHWAGQMSLYPKTLKFREQKTRWGSCSSKGGINFNWRLIVFKPEIVDYVIIHELAHLRHMNHSAHFWQLVEAHCPDYEVLMKELRESQYLCEFLTPQS from the coding sequence ATGGCAAACAAGGCAAAAGAAACAGAAAGCTTTTCATTTTCAAATTGGACGGTTGAAGTCCATCGCCGAGCGTTCCGACGCTCGGTCTCGATTTATTTGTATCCACAGAAGCCTATCAAAGTGGTTGCCGGGAAGCTCACGACGCAGAAGGTGATCTACGAATTCCTGCTGTCAAAGAAAGACTGGATCGAAAAGCACTTCACTAAGTTCAACGAACTTTCTGAAAAGTTTCCCGAAAGAAAAATAAGGTCTTATGAAAAATTCCCGTTTCATGGCCGCAATCTGCCACTGAAGATGGCGCTGACGGTTTTGAAAAAATCTTTCGTCGCGATTCAAGATGAAGAATTGCGTTTGCATATTCCGCACAATAAATGGAGCGCGGATGTGCTGACCGACGAGCATCCGGAACTGCTTGCGGTGATTCGTGATTTCTATAAGCGCGAAGCCATCAAGACCATCACGGAGCGAACTAAACATTGGGCCGGGCAGATGAGTCTCTATCCCAAGACTCTGAAGTTCCGCGAACAAAAAACTCGCTGGGGCAGCTGTTCTTCGAAGGGTGGTATTAATTTTAATTGGCGTTTGATTGTGTTCAAGCCTGAGATCGTTGATTACGTGATCATTCATGAGCTTGCACATCTTCGTCACATGAATCATTCGGCGCACTTCTGGCAACTTGTCGAAGCACACTGTCCAGATTACGAAGTTTTGATGAAAGAACTCAGAGAGTCTCAGTATCTTTGTGAATTTCTCACGCCACAATCTTGA
- a CDS encoding iron-containing redox enzyme family protein — MRKYKIEDVEGAFEIAVKKMADAVDAFPWEDEACYAQWLGQTYYTVRHTTRFLTLSAGLMKIDQESFHQFYLHHLREETGHEMMAYRDFEAMEWKVEDIPETTEAQLMIQSQYHFLHQTPFAHFGFFWCLERLSCDRGQMITQRARKAHGPETISFITLHAAEDVGHVKTIRDKVSDIPPADYEDLIRNIEQTGYLYSKMLNEIAVKYAKKTKAA; from the coding sequence ATGCGTAAATATAAAATTGAAGACGTAGAGGGTGCTTTTGAAATCGCAGTCAAGAAAATGGCTGATGCTGTTGATGCGTTTCCTTGGGAAGACGAGGCTTGTTATGCTCAATGGTTGGGACAGACTTACTACACGGTCCGCCACACAACGCGCTTTCTGACGTTGTCAGCGGGCTTGATGAAAATTGATCAGGAATCTTTCCATCAATTCTATTTGCATCATCTTCGCGAAGAAACAGGTCACGAGATGATGGCTTATCGCGATTTCGAGGCCATGGAATGGAAAGTCGAAGACATTCCCGAAACAACTGAAGCTCAGTTGATGATCCAAAGTCAGTATCACTTCTTGCACCAAACGCCGTTTGCACACTTTGGATTCTTCTGGTGTTTAGAAAGACTGTCATGTGATCGTGGTCAAATGATCACTCAGCGTGCGCGTAAAGCTCACGGTCCCGAGACCATCAGCTTTATTACTTTGCACGCGGCCGAAGATGTCGGCCACGTTAAAACAATCCGCGATAAGGTGAGCGATATTCCGCCCGCGGACTACGAAGACCTGATTAGAAATATTGAGCAAACAGGTTATCTGTACTCAAAGATGTTGAATGAGATCGCGGTGAAGTACGCGAAAAAAACAAAGGCTGCTTAA
- a CDS encoding serine/threonine protein kinase encodes MNSKSSFYNLDPEKVLQAAENEGFLTTGEFSQLNSYENRVFDIRLENSFENHTNIIAKFYRPNRWSKEAVLEEHEFLLDLQAESIPAVAPLKLRSGSTVAEEYGMYAAFFPKVRGRMPQEFVGDELFQIGRLMAQVHNVGARKEAPHRPVLDTSYYGGWDTLDFLQDWIAPEVRGRYNDAAEGILQRLDDILDPSEFIRIHGDCHKGNLLHNGKQFFLVDFDDFCNGPVIQDFWMLLSGEGEEGQRERDEIIKGYEELREFPDHQWAWVPWLRGLRIISYAGWIAKRWEDPSFPRLFPEYNTYRYWAEEVEALEKIAWAL; translated from the coding sequence ATGAATTCAAAGAGCTCCTTTTACAATCTTGATCCCGAAAAGGTTCTACAAGCCGCAGAAAACGAGGGATTTCTTACAACGGGTGAGTTTTCACAGCTCAACTCCTATGAGAATAGGGTCTTTGACATTCGTCTCGAAAATTCATTTGAAAATCACACAAACATCATTGCGAAATTTTATCGCCCGAATCGCTGGAGTAAAGAAGCGGTTCTTGAAGAACACGAGTTCTTGTTGGATCTGCAAGCTGAAAGCATTCCCGCAGTCGCACCACTGAAACTTCGCTCTGGCAGCACCGTTGCTGAAGAGTATGGAATGTACGCGGCGTTTTTTCCGAAAGTCCGCGGCCGCATGCCACAAGAGTTTGTTGGCGATGAGCTTTTCCAGATCGGCCGCTTGATGGCGCAAGTTCACAACGTGGGCGCGCGCAAAGAAGCTCCTCATCGCCCGGTACTAGACACGAGCTATTACGGCGGCTGGGACACCTTAGACTTCTTGCAAGACTGGATCGCCCCCGAAGTGCGCGGTCGTTACAACGACGCGGCTGAGGGCATTCTGCAGCGTTTGGATGACATCCTCGATCCGAGTGAGTTTATCCGCATTCACGGCGACTGCCATAAAGGCAATTTACTTCACAACGGTAAACAGTTTTTCTTGGTCGACTTCGATGATTTCTGCAATGGTCCGGTCATTCAAGATTTTTGGATGCTCCTTAGTGGTGAAGGTGAAGAAGGCCAACGCGAGCGCGATGAAATTATCAAAGGCTATGAAGAGTTGCGTGAGTTCCCCGATCATCAATGGGCGTGGGTGCCATGGCTTCGAGGCTTAAGAATTATTTCGTATGCAGGTTGGATCGCAAAGCGCTGGGAAGATCCGAGCTTCCCGCGCCTATTCCCGGAATACAATACGTATCGCTACTGGGCTGAAGAGGTTGAGGCGCTCGAAAAGATCGCCTGGGCTCTTTAG
- a CDS encoding alpha/beta hydrolase, giving the protein MPKARLNGTDIYFEDYGPKEAPAIVFSPLLYIDMSVYKPLLELFNDEFRVVTYDHRGQGQSARNTKKSDLQTSTKDTIALIEYLNLEPCHFVGNCLGAFVGLNLAVQRSDLLKSCTLMGAVPEGATTKEAKDMDNYLDNLKKEGPRLGMQSFVNRVFGETFRTSMDPSVIERREKILQHLKVMSVDELENARQIFHRQTISKEDLQKISVPVLIIAGDEDVPEYLASYKRLGLAIPHVTYKTLHHAGYSLVVEQPYEVAHLVRDHIEKAERNYAAMLSSGKKSKGKPSRLRS; this is encoded by the coding sequence ATGCCCAAGGCCCGCTTGAATGGCACTGATATTTATTTTGAAGACTACGGCCCTAAAGAGGCGCCAGCGATTGTTTTTAGTCCTCTTCTATACATTGATATGTCCGTCTATAAACCGCTCCTGGAGCTTTTCAATGATGAATTTCGTGTGGTGACCTATGACCATCGTGGGCAGGGGCAGAGTGCGCGAAATACTAAAAAGTCGGACCTACAAACTTCAACGAAAGACACCATTGCCCTGATTGAGTATTTAAATTTAGAGCCCTGTCACTTCGTGGGAAATTGTCTAGGCGCTTTTGTTGGATTGAACTTGGCTGTGCAACGCTCGGATCTCTTAAAGAGCTGCACGTTAATGGGGGCCGTGCCTGAAGGGGCCACCACCAAAGAGGCCAAAGACATGGACAACTATCTGGATAATTTAAAGAAGGAGGGGCCTCGTCTTGGTATGCAGAGCTTTGTGAACCGAGTTTTTGGCGAAACATTCCGAACGAGCATGGATCCGTCGGTCATTGAGCGGCGTGAAAAGATCCTGCAACATTTGAAAGTAATGTCTGTCGACGAACTTGAAAATGCCCGTCAGATTTTTCATCGCCAGACGATTTCAAAAGAGGACTTACAGAAAATTTCTGTGCCTGTTTTGATTATTGCCGGGGATGAGGATGTTCCAGAATATTTAGCTTCCTATAAGCGTTTAGGACTGGCGATTCCACATGTGACGTATAAGACTCTCCATCACGCGGGTTACTCTCTCGTCGTCGAACAGCCTTATGAAGTTGCACATCTCGTTCGAGATCATATCGAAAAAGCAGAGCGTAATTATGCGGCGATGTTGTCATCCGGCAAAAAATCAAAGGGAAAACCCTCACGACTACGCTCATAA